Part of the Nicotiana sylvestris chromosome 5, ASM39365v2, whole genome shotgun sequence genome is shown below.
TTACAcagggtttgttgttgttgttgttgttgtctttaATTGATTTTGTTACTGTTTTTAGTGATAGCCTCATAGATGATGACACCCATACCTAACACTTGTAATGAAGGTCGTGATGCTTAAATCTGAAGCAATATCTTGTCATTGAGTATGGAATTTACAAACTTCagttttaaattttatttaaGCTTCAAATGATTTGCTGCTATTTGTGACAACTCCTGTTAATGTgatttttgatttcctttttgcATCTTTCGGGTGATTGACAGAAAGTTAGCCCTCCTACTCCATTCACTGTGGTCAAGGGGGCACTTGATCAAGGTGGTCCCGTTCTAAGACGAACACATGGAAATGAGGAAATCAGTATCTCTGTCATGCGGTTGGCGAACATTATTCCTGGAGGTGGTGGAGATGAGGAGGAGGATGGTATCAATCAGCTTTTTCTACATGTTGATATTTCAAAGCCAGGACAGAAGGAATCTCTGCATTTTCTTTGCGGGCTATATCCAGATGCTCTGGGAATACACTCGGTTTCATTGAGGCCAAAGGCTGAGTCTACTGGGTTTCTTGCTGTTCCAACCAATTACAGTGGCCCAGTTTTTCAGTAAGTCTTTTTCCGATGCTTCTTATGCTGTTGGGTTTGGCTGTCTGCTATATTTTTACCCATTCAGACATCATGACCTAGTTGTCTTGTCTGTCCATTCTTCTGTATATACGACGATTATATTTGGATGTTTAGCTGTCCGTCTGTTTCTACTGATTCAGACACCATCACCTAGTTGTTTATTCATTTGTTCTATATAAAGGCGATTGGATTTGGATGGATGGAAGTCAAAATTCAAGCTCCTTACTTTAGTGAGACACCAATTGATACAAAAGtgaattttttctttttgagtcCCATATTTGATAGTATAATCAAAATTCTTAAGCACACAATAAAAAATAATGGCACATTTTATTTGGTGGGCAGTGCTTTTGACTTGCTATGCAACTGGAGTACACTATACAATAGATAGCTGCTGATTTATGTTTGCTTGTCATGTTTCCGCAGTTTCTCGTCGATAGAAATCTTATTTCACCCATGTATTCATTCATTTAGGTAAATAGTTTCTTTTTCCTTTAAAATATCCTGAACCTGAACTAAACATAGCCTGAACCTGAAACCTTACAATTCCATATCTTTCCATCAGGATAGTTAGAAAATTATGGATAACATGTATCTTGTAGAGATAAGTGATGCAAACACACCATATATCTTCCTAGCATTCAGATCAAGAAAGTAAAATTGAATTCTTTTTCGTCTGGGCACCAAAGCCAGCCACCTGGGAGTTTAAATGCCTAGATTACTTATTCTTCTTTATCTAGGTCAGAGTTTTGTAAGAGGAATGATTTAGGGTAAACTATCATAACCTATTACAACACGCTGTAggatatttttaaatttattttgcaAGGAGAATTTCAAGTTTCTTTCAACTGAATCTACATGAGTATTATCACTATTCGTGAATATGCATTAAGCATTTTTGCATGATAACAGTGTAGAATCAGAGTAGGGGTATCAAGAGAGTCAAGATTCAACACATTAATCAAGACTCAAGAGAAGGAGATGGACACTTGTACTAAATGAATAAATGATGTTCCAACTAAAACAACACAAGGTTATATAACAATCAATCACAAGCTATCCATCAGGAGTTGATTGGATTAGAATGGAAAGGAAATGAAGTAGAATGACCAGAATGAGAACAATGAGTAAGATATACTAATAGAAAAAGAGTAATGAGTAAGATTACATAGATTGACTTGAAAATGCACCATTCTTTCTTATCCATTCTTCCCTTCCATTCCCATTTCTTAAATCAATCTGTTCCTTAATCTAACTTTTCGACCTGGTTCTTATAtggttttttttctcttttgatttctcGTTGGGTAATTGGGTTCACCCAGGTAACGATGTGATGCCTCAATGGTCTTCCAGTTACACTTCATAACCCTACATTTGATTTGAAAATTATTTGGGTGTTTGCTTCTGTTAATTCGGTTCTTCCACACAATTTGAGAATGCAATTCATTGACCACCACATCTTTGCTTTTCAACTTCCCAAAACTTTGATGGATGAGAGTCAATAATGGAAATGGTAGCTAAAGGGGTACTTGGCCTTGAAAAATATCTATGAGGCAGAAGCGTGAGCACCGGAGCCTTAATATATGGGTAATATCAAAGTAGATGGCCGAAAGACTATTCTTGGCCAAGTAGTATCTGTCTTAGTCAAGATTTAAAACAAAAGTAGTATTTGTTTTAGTGCTGGTGCAGTATGAATTTGTCTTGAGTTGATTGGATGTGAACAACTCTGAACTCTGATGCAGCCACCTAGGAATTTGACCCGAGCAAATAGTGAAGCTTTTTGATGATCTGAAAATTTATTCTAGTAGCTTATGAGCTATTCTCGGTCACCCAGTTTGCAAAAGTTTACTAGATGAACCGGAAGAAACAAGGTTTTTATGGCCAGTGTTGAAACAAATGTTACTATTGTTGTTTAAGGGATCTGTTCCTCTTGGCTGTCATGGGGGTTTATCTAGGGTGTTTGCCGACCTTCATGGAGACACATGTTCAGAAACGTAGACTTGTTAAATCGGTTGTGATAATTAGAATAATCAAAGTTATAAACAGTGCATGGTGCTGGTACCTGATCATTTTGAGTAGAGTTAAAGAAAGAGAATATGTAGGAGTAAAAGAGTTAACTGGGTAGGAAAAGTGAGATATCTGTCAGCCTAGGATGAATCCGGAATTTGGTCATtctttgtttcatgtgttttgggGTGGGTTCACACAATTCTGTTAAATCAATTATTTACTTTTCTAGAGGTTCTTTGTTGAGCAATGAAATCAACAGTTTGTGAACATGGATCATAGACACCTGCTGAAGCTGCTTACAAGGCGAAGTTTTCTTAGTTGAAGATGTTGTTTGCTAAAACCCATTCTCTTCGATCTGTGCATTTGTATGTTGTCAATGAAAGGATAACtggtttttctcaactcttttaACTGAGCTGTTTAGATGTTTAGATCAACCGGAGTGGAATTTTAATTATCTTGCTGTTTTAATGCTTACTTCCAGTTTTTAATGTCTGATATTATTCCAGTTTCTGATTAATCAAAAGGATATTGTTGTTCCAGTTTCACAAGGGCTTGTTCTCTTTTGGATGTTGTGTGCGATTGAGTTTTGTTTCTATATTTTTTCTTTGTTCTCAAACAAGATGACTCTGCTCTGATGTATTTATGCATTATTCATGCACAAAAAAGGTCAAGTGGTGGAGGGCCTTTTGTTGTTAAACAGTGGGTCTAATGTGCAACTGAGACTTGGAAACTTTGTGAAGTGGAAGATCTGATTTATTTTATGCAAATGCAGAGATATTGATGAGGCAATGAGAGATGCGCTGCATAGGTTCATTGAAGAGCGAGGAATTAATGAAAGCCTCTTTCCATTTCTACAAGCTTGGCTCTATGTGAAGGACCATCGGAATCTTATGCGCTGGTTTAAAACAGTTGGTTCACT
Proteins encoded:
- the LOC104210407 gene encoding uncharacterized protein At2g39795, mitochondrial yields the protein MLRKALTCAGSALQQQQPWRTIAWRRSSSVSSAVNSIILRSLKDHYLEVSKMTPPPKVSPPTPFTVVKGALDQGGPVLRRTHGNEEISISVMRLANIIPGGGGDEEEDGINQLFLHVDISKPGQKESLHFLCGLYPDALGIHSVSLRPKAESTGFLAVPTNYSGPVFQDIDEAMRDALHRFIEERGINESLFPFLQAWLYVKDHRNLMRWFKTVGSLVNDSKQGSSHA